TGAGGGCAAAACAATGTCAGTTTTCAAGCCTAATCATCCTGAAAGTAATTAGACAACATACCAGCAGTCTGAGAGTGACCAAGGACGTAACCAGGTCTCAAGATCCAACCGGACAAGCCCTTCTTACCAGCCTCCATGATGATCTTCTCCGCAACCCACTTACTCTGTCCATAACCCGCGTTCAAACCAGTCCTACCAGCCTCAAGGTCATCGTTCTCCAACAATCCCTTGCCGCCAGCCTCCATGATTTCAtcggccttgtcaacaAATGCTTCGGCGTCGAGAACGGCAGTACTAGACACGAAAGAGAATTGCTTGCTGTGGTGCTGGGCACAGAGCTGGAGAGCAGTGACTGTAGAGATCACATTGGCCGCGCGAAGCTTGGGGTAAGGGTAGACCCAGTGTACGATAGCACCGTTGTGCAAGACGGCATCCGCCTCTTCGGCGACACGATCCCATTCCGCTTGAGAAAGACCAAACTTCTCCTCCGCAAGATCACCAATAACTGCTTCAACACGATCTTGCTTCACCCAATCTTCGTCCCAAACACCACGACCTTCACCACTGTCTCGCAGTCGCTGGAGACCCTGGTCCGCAGACTTGGCACGGACGAGACAAATGACCTTCCTGACTCGACGAGAAAGCAAGTCCTTCAAAATGAAGGCACCGAGATACCCAGTAGCACCAGTAAGGAAAACTGTAAGGTCTTTGGTGGCAAAATCGTCGGGAAGAGCGGAAAAGGTAGGAAGGTCCTTGCCGAGCAGCTCAACGTCCTTGGCGTAGTCGACGGCCTTCTCAGCCTCCAAAGCGCCCTCACCGGCGCCACTAAGATCAGCATTCCTTAACAAATCAATTTCCGCGGCCTGACCAGCGATGGTAGGCTTGTCAAAGACGAGACCAAGAGGGGCGTTAACGACGAAAGCCTTTCGAATTTCAAAGATCAATCGAGTAGCAAGGATAGAGTGACCGCCCATGTCAAAGAAGTTTTCGTCAAGGGCGATgtgaggaggaggggaaggtAAAAGCGATAACCAGATGTCGTGGATAGTCTTCTGGGTGGGTGTGTGATCCGCGGTGGAAGCGGCAGGAGCAGGGGCGAGGAGGGAAGTGTCGGGGAAAGGGAGAGCTGGCTTGTCAATCTTACCATTAGGGTTGAGAGGAAGCTTGTGAAGAGGGAAATATACAGCAGGAACACTGTAGCTGGgaagcttcttcttgaggTACTCTCGAATATCTCTGATCAACTTCCTGTACTTCTTCACACCTCTAATCATTTGCGTCTTCAAGTCgatctcctcatcatcctcagCAGCCTCGCTAGCGCTCATCAGGCCTTCAAGTTCATCGCCCTCAACGGGAACAAAGTAGCTGACAAGcaccttctcttcatccttgtcACGCCTGACAAGGGTGACGTTCTCTCGCACAAGAGGGTGTCGACTGAGGTGAGTGTCAATCTCACCAAGCTCGATACGGAAACCACGGATTTTGATCTGATCATCAGCACGACCGGTACATTCGACTCGACCGTCGGGAAGATATCGACCCAAATCACCGGATCGGTACATTCTGTCTCGGATACCAAACCAGTGCTCGGCGGCAGCAGggttcttctccttgagGGTGTCAGGCCTCTCGACGTCTTGGCCGAACCAGTTGTTAACGAACTTTTCAGCAGTAGCAGAAGGGTCGAGGTATCCTTCAGCAAGACCACCAGATCGGACGTAGATCTCACCCATTTCACCAACAGCACAAGGAATGTTTCTGTCTGTTCGGTTGACAACCAAAAGCTGGACATCGATCATACCTTGACCGGCGGGAATGAGATCCTTCTGGGTAGCAAGGAAGGTGGAGTCCTCGTTAACACTGGGGACAGCAAAGTAGGAAACAGCGCGCTGCGTTTCGGTGGTACCATACATGTTGATAATGCAAACGTTCTTGGCGAGAGACTGAAGTCGGGTACAGTCTCGTTTGGTGAGGACATCACCGACGAAGAAAGCGTTCTTGAGGGTGGGGATATGACGAGTAGCCTGGGCAGAGAGAAGCTGACCCATAGCTAATCCACAGATTAGTAAATATTCTCACCGTAGTGATCGAGCATACCAGGAGTCAAGTGGGTAACAGTAACCTCGCTGTCCGCCATCCATTCGGCCAATCGACCGGGAGTACCAATGTCGTCAGCGGTAGGGACGTGCAGTTGGGCACCCAAGAATAAAGGAGTGAACACTGGGATGGATCAGCATTAAATTCTAAGTAGAGATGTCTGACTTACTATCACGCTGAATAGGATCGTGAGCGATACCGCTTAACATGGTGTACTTGGAGTTTTCGTCTAGACCGAACCTCTTACCCATCCAAGGGAAGAAATGGGTCAAGCTGTAATGCCTACCCTTAACCCCCTTGGGAATGCCAGTGGAACCGGAAGTGAAGGACAAGGTGGCGGGAGAGTCGGGGCCGAGAACGACACCTGAAGGGGTCTGAGCATATTGCTGGTAAGGCGCGAGAATGTCCTCGGCAGCGTCGGATCGAGAACCGGTGATACTGGAGGAACTGAGTTGGATAGCGGGGAcaagaagacgaagagagAGATTCTCGGAAATGTAGTCAGAGACGGAGGGAGCAAGATTGCCAGCACTGGAAATGACAAGGAGAGCTCGGGGGGTAGAGACAGAGAGGTAGACGGTCTgtcgagaaggagggtagGCGGGGTCGACAACAGAGAAGACACCACCAGCCTTCAAGATACCCATAACGCAAACCACCATCTCCACACTTCTGGCAGCATACACCATAACAACCTCACCTCTTTGCAAACCATTCTTCAAGAGAGCATGTGCAAGAACATTACTCGCCTCATCGATTTGCCTGTAGGTAAAGATTCTTCGTCCCCGGCTAGGGCCATCCATCACAGTCTGTCCCTCAGCAAGTTCACTTTGGACGACGCAAACTCTATCGGGATGAGCCTTGGCGTTGGCAGAGAAAATGTCGGGGATAGCACCAACGAAACCACACCAGTCAAGATCGGCAGCAGGGTCCGGAAGTGCAGCAGACTGGCTGGGAGTTCTGAGAGGAAGGGCACCAATAGGGTGGGCGGGTTCGTGAGAAGCGGCAGA
The DNA window shown above is from Cryptococcus decagattii chromosome 9, complete sequence and carries:
- a CDS encoding L-aminoadipate-semialdehyde dehydrogenase, with amino-acid sequence MSVNALELTPAELKQRLDRWSSRLGSLPSLALPTDYPRPSPAKLVEAYQSMPIPSSLATVFMKLTLEFSTLFPASGLPTPFHILLASFAILLFRYTPDPSLVICTSANASTQPLLLKLDIAAEMTFFDVLRQIMEREQEAQADAVPITKLVDHIKPEGPLYRVRFLDSTQVESDASSSLTTDFTLFLLAAPNDTPATRTSVPPLYLRLTYNSLLFTQSRITATLESLLQLLSSAASHEPAHPIGALPLRTPSQSAALPDPAADLDWCGFVGAIPDIFSANAKAHPDRVCVVQSELAEGQTVMDGPSRGRRIFTYRQIDEASNVLAHALLKNGLQRGEVVMVYAARSVEMVVCVMGILKAGGVFSVVDPAYPPSRQTVYLSVSTPRALLVISSAGNLAPSVSDYISENLSLRLLVPAIQLSSSSITGSRSDAAEDILAPYQQYAQTPSGVVLGPDSPATLSFTSGSTGIPKGVKGRHYSLTHFFPWMGKRFGLDENSKYTMLSGIAHDPIQRDMFTPLFLGAQLHVPTADDIGTPGRLAEWMADSEVTVTHLTPAMGQLLSAQATRHIPTLKNAFFVGDVLTKRDCTRLQSLAKNVCIINMYGTTETQRAVSYFAVPSVNEDSTFLATQKDLIPAGQGMIDVQLLVVNRTDRNIPCAVGEMGEIYVRSGGLAEGYLDPSATAEKFVNNWFGQDVERPDTLKEKNPAAAEHWFGIRDRMYRSGDLGRYLPDGRVECTGRADDQIKIRGFRIELGEIDTHLSRHPLVRENVTLVRRDKDEEKVLVSYFVPVEGDELEGLMSASEAAEDDEEIDLKTQMIRGVKKYRKLIRDIREYLKKKLPSYSVPAVYFPLHKLPLNPNGKIDKPALPFPDTSLLAPAPAASTADHTPTQKTIHDIWLSLLPSPPPHIALDENFFDMGGHSILATRLIFEIRKAFVVNAPLGLVFDKPTIAGQAAEIDLLRNADLSGAGEGALEAEKAVDYAKDVELLGKDLPTFSALPDDFATKDLTVFLTGATGYLGAFILKDLLSRRVRKVICLVRAKSADQGLQRLRDSGEGRGVWDEDWVKQDRVEAVIGDLAEEKFGLSQAEWDRVAEEADAVLHNGAIVHWVYPYPKLRAANVISTVTALQLCAQHHSKQFSFVSSTAVLDAEAFVDKADEIMEAGGKGLLENDDLEAGRTGLNAGYGQSKWVAEKIIMEAGKKGLSGWILRPGYVLGHSQTAVTNTDDFIWRMVKGCVQLGLIPDINNAIICCPVDHVARLSSLATLSSSASSAFNIMHVTGHPKIRFNDLLGSLQLYGYDVKRVEYVHWRTKLEQHVLETQDNALFPLLHFVLDDLPTSTKSAELDDTNAQNLAAAAGEVRTSGVTDKEIGLYIAWLIRAGFLEKPQKQGKVLPMLEGGAMKAIGRTTAGGA